A region of uncultured Carboxylicivirga sp. DNA encodes the following proteins:
- a CDS encoding cadherin-like beta sandwich domain-containing protein, translated as MKKIGLLFKLFMALIALVIGANSVSAQTTDTIGLFNPALSARHIVYSELMLYDVDEDGNFDASFVLSQDTVKAWSDYSTSLAFYDEGFLIRNGGGFTSSNTIIPVAGEITKVWTAVDVANMTYKTYVQVGDMEYPELVYNGDAAFRNTAITALNYWSTLHNPDSEPDSVAVKTIELQTSSDATLRSVAGSVGTIEYFADYQEYVLTVPYGTTEVTMDVVANGIGASAQISDGSVVYENGVVTIPSDGIDLYIWVDAFDGTQNEYILTINVDQGAVNPNLSDIQLSTGRLTATFDANVTEYTAFVPYGTSNVVVTGVPAWSGASVAGDGEITLTDGAGAATIMVTSETGGFTNTYTVNIYESEIRTGQDFYIEQEVSGLVIGAGVTLQEATKDEPTQLLQIEASGVDDQYFIKNQDNQYLTQSPSNTWNLLMTDNLTQDLDSCRFVIEEFEPGKVRITSVAKSELTNKYIATDGTSVGNSLYSDKGATNERGVWIFKTADEVFPRDAYLVDLTVDDLSLYPAFSASKTEYHVTLPAGTSSVTIGATAEENDAVITGAGTVSTAANQGMFTVSVTTADDLYSKVYTIEYIKDTPLTLMHSYTFADGTAEDVVGDADGYVQGGSIMEGVYMAETLGDYIDFPAADIAINTYPTISFEYFIAAGANEGTATMISYFGDNINTYGVNGVFTSAKSRVAISCLNEGSPWSAESGASGPSVDDGNFYHVVNVLSNDSIAMYVNGTFVASADLSDDNKIYNLSNAFAYLCKSGYSGDNTWLGSVYEFNIYSGMMTVAEALEKYYMYNPASASTDATLSDLTVDNATIEGFNPANLNYVVSLEDGSSVPTIAGTAKVSGAVVSSVSQATSFPGVATIEVTAADGVTKNTYTVEFEVATGIGKAANEGAVKVYPTVSSGEFTIEMEGMSSVISVYDLAGGLVKQVKSNAKSEIISIDQNGMYIVKVEVDGVSELFKVFKK; from the coding sequence ATGAAAAAAATAGGTTTACTTTTTAAACTCTTTATGGCTCTGATTGCACTTGTAATAGGAGCCAATTCAGTTTCGGCACAAACGACCGATACAATTGGGTTGTTTAATCCTGCCTTATCAGCCAGACACATTGTGTATTCTGAATTGATGTTGTATGATGTAGATGAAGATGGAAATTTTGATGCTTCATTTGTATTGTCGCAAGATACTGTTAAAGCCTGGAGTGACTATTCAACTTCTTTAGCTTTTTATGATGAAGGATTCTTGATTAGAAATGGTGGTGGTTTTACAAGTTCTAATACCATTATTCCAGTTGCAGGAGAAATTACAAAAGTTTGGACAGCTGTTGATGTAGCTAACATGACCTACAAAACGTATGTGCAGGTAGGTGATATGGAGTATCCTGAATTGGTTTACAATGGTGATGCTGCTTTTAGAAATACTGCCATTACAGCTTTAAACTATTGGTCAACATTACACAATCCAGATAGTGAACCAGATTCAGTAGCAGTAAAAACTATTGAATTACAAACAAGTAGTGATGCTACTTTAAGAAGTGTTGCTGGAAGTGTTGGTACTATTGAGTATTTTGCCGATTATCAGGAGTATGTTCTAACTGTTCCTTACGGTACAACTGAAGTTACCATGGATGTGGTTGCAAATGGTATTGGAGCAAGTGCTCAGATTTCTGATGGTTCTGTTGTTTACGAAAACGGTGTAGTTACGATTCCTTCAGATGGTATTGATTTGTATATCTGGGTTGATGCATTTGATGGTACTCAAAATGAATATATTCTAACAATTAATGTTGATCAGGGTGCTGTAAATCCAAATTTAAGTGATATTCAATTATCAACAGGTAGATTAACTGCTACTTTTGATGCTAATGTTACCGAATATACCGCATTTGTTCCTTATGGTACTTCCAATGTTGTTGTTACAGGTGTTCCTGCATGGTCGGGAGCAAGTGTAGCTGGCGATGGTGAAATTACATTAACTGACGGTGCAGGTGCTGCAACTATTATGGTTACCTCAGAAACAGGTGGTTTTACCAATACTTACACTGTAAATATTTATGAATCTGAAATTAGAACCGGACAAGATTTTTATATTGAACAAGAAGTGTCTGGATTGGTAATCGGAGCTGGTGTTACTTTGCAGGAAGCTACAAAAGATGAACCTACACAATTATTGCAAATTGAAGCAAGTGGTGTAGATGATCAATATTTTATCAAAAATCAGGATAATCAATATTTGACTCAATCTCCTTCAAATACATGGAATTTGTTAATGACTGATAACCTGACTCAAGATTTGGATAGTTGTCGTTTTGTTATTGAGGAATTTGAACCAGGTAAAGTTAGAATTACTTCAGTTGCTAAATCAGAACTTACTAATAAGTATATTGCAACAGATGGAACAAGTGTTGGCAATTCATTGTATTCTGATAAGGGAGCGACAAATGAAAGAGGCGTTTGGATCTTTAAAACTGCCGATGAAGTTTTCCCTCGCGATGCTTATTTAGTTGATTTAACTGTTGATGATTTGTCATTATATCCAGCATTCAGTGCTTCAAAAACTGAATATCATGTTACGCTACCTGCTGGAACAAGCTCTGTTACAATCGGTGCTACTGCAGAAGAAAATGATGCTGTTATTACAGGTGCAGGCACAGTGTCTACTGCTGCAAATCAGGGAATGTTTACTGTAAGTGTTACTACTGCTGATGATTTGTATTCAAAAGTTTATACAATCGAGTATATTAAAGATACACCACTTACCTTGATGCACTCATATACTTTTGCAGACGGAACTGCTGAAGATGTTGTCGGAGATGCTGATGGTTATGTTCAGGGCGGAAGTATTATGGAAGGTGTTTATATGGCAGAAACTCTTGGAGATTATATTGATTTCCCGGCTGCGGATATAGCAATTAACACTTATCCTACTATTTCATTCGAGTACTTTATTGCAGCTGGTGCTAATGAGGGAACTGCAACAATGATTTCGTACTTTGGTGATAATATCAATACTTATGGCGTAAACGGTGTATTCACTTCAGCTAAGAGTAGAGTAGCTATCTCATGTTTGAATGAAGGTTCTCCATGGAGTGCAGAGTCTGGAGCTAGCGGACCAAGCGTTGATGATGGTAACTTCTATCATGTTGTAAATGTTTTAAGCAACGATTCAATTGCCATGTATGTGAATGGTACATTTGTTGCTTCGGCAGATTTATCTGACGATAACAAGATTTATAATCTAAGTAACGCATTTGCATATTTATGTAAGTCTGGATATTCAGGTGATAACACATGGTTAGGTTCTGTATACGAGTTTAATATTTACAGTGGAATGATGACAGTTGCAGAAGCTCTTGAGAAATATTACATGTATAATCCAGCTAGTGCTTCAACTGATGCTACATTAAGTGACTTAACAGTTGATAATGCTACAATTGAAGGTTTTAATCCTGCTAATTTGAACTATGTTGTTTCTTTGGAAGATGGATCATCAGTTCCAACAATAGCAGGTACTGCAAAAGTTTCAGGAGCAGTTGTATCATCCGTTAGTCAAGCTACTTCGTTCCCAGGTGTTGCTACTATTGAAGTAACCGCTGCAGATGGAGTTACTAAAAATACTTATACAGTAGAATTTGAAGTAGCTACTGGTATTGGTAAGGCTGCTAATGAAGGTGCTGTTAAAGTTTATCCTACGGTTTCATCGGGCGAATTTACTATAGAAATGGAAGGAATGTCATCCGTTATTTCTGTTTATGATCTTGCAGGAGGACTTGTTAAACAAGTTAAATCAAATGCAAAAAGTGAAATTATCTCAATTGACCAAAATGGTATGTATATCGTTAAGGTTGAAGTTGATGGAGTAAGTGAATTATTTAAGGTATTTAAGAAATAA
- a CDS encoding LamG-like jellyroll fold domain-containing protein produces the protein MKKRSLLKQICLAVLVVSAMFSMSLSAQTLKHSYTFEDGTYDATTVFDQEGTLNGTFVGDKISVADGKCIVSGATASTDGYIEFDPVALALNTYSAITLEAFVIAGNQENVGKFTMITYYGTSTAGSGCLWYQPTRSGNQSRVEVNNTSTTITASLDGTELDDGKSHHVVCVLNDAALTYYLDGNVVAEISTAGADYISTIGTDVAYLFKGVWNDPNYNGKLDEFNIYDGAMDATTVMSRFINYVGEDYINANLGSLSADKGVFDPAFDPAEVDYYMYVPYGTTQSQFTIVPEADVATYLVYDINDGTEFTNDLVTYDANGIDIGIKVTALSGTTKTYYVSIYVSDGTDDASLKDIQLSVGALDPVFNPETKAYEVIVPEGSTSVDVTGVPNYPDATVSGNGAVSLTNGSGSVTLGITSQDTQVSDSYSITFVPADGTNYAMSLPGVNGEESNIDISGLNLSTLPYTIEMWFKPEAIPQPDYAALLINANGSPNDGICYVGWQTSYDALRLNATGDGDGYAGPTVTHEVTDGWHHVAAIVTEKSRTLILDGIEYTEAANFTPINWSENKTYIGTWDGYWSRTFQGLVDDVKIWNDSISPELLSQNKYQSLNGDEANLVAYYNFDLNNPSQAVDLSSGMNHGLITGGTYVPSFVHANLEISSLAVSSGKVYPSVSAGQYEYHALLDAGITSFDLDVIAADATAIVTGDGTITVAPEGSGIVTFTVTSADGKNSQDYTLAYQLDNALTLMHSYTFADGTAEDVVGDADGYVYGGTIVSGVYQAGTLGDYIEFPAADIAINTYPSVTFEYFIANDSETANPNNATMLSYFGDVVNGLGANGVFTSVKSRVAISCLNEGAPYNSESGYSGSDLTDDGNFYHMVNVLTNDSISMYINGQFIGAGDLTDNNKVYNLSNAYAYLCKSGYTSDNTWLGSVYEFNVYSGMMTVGEAAERYAFFNVDSETTDATLADLTIDDSSLEGFNSANLNYTVAVAEGSIPVVAGTVKVAGANITNVVQATTVPGTATIEVTAADGTTKNTYTIDFEIATGIGKDSKESTIKVYPTVTSGEFTVEMDGHSSVISVYNLAGGLVKQIDTNAAREIISLAQSGMYLIKVSTASSEKIFKVFKK, from the coding sequence ATGAAAAAAAGATCTTTACTAAAACAAATTTGCCTTGCAGTTTTAGTTGTTAGTGCTATGTTTTCAATGTCATTGTCGGCACAGACGTTAAAACATTCATACACATTTGAAGATGGTACTTATGATGCCACTACTGTATTTGACCAGGAAGGAACTTTAAACGGAACCTTTGTTGGAGATAAAATCTCAGTAGCCGATGGTAAATGTATTGTTTCGGGTGCAACAGCAAGTACTGATGGGTATATCGAATTTGATCCAGTTGCTTTGGCTTTGAATACATACTCAGCTATTACATTGGAGGCTTTTGTTATTGCAGGGAATCAAGAAAATGTTGGAAAATTTACTATGATTACCTATTATGGCACATCAACTGCAGGTAGCGGTTGTTTATGGTATCAGCCAACACGTTCAGGCAATCAATCCAGAGTAGAAGTAAATAATACTTCAACTACTATTACGGCCAGTTTGGATGGAACAGAATTAGATGATGGTAAGAGTCATCATGTTGTATGTGTTCTTAATGATGCAGCATTAACATATTATTTGGATGGTAATGTGGTTGCAGAAATTTCTACTGCAGGAGCTGATTATATTAGCACCATTGGGACCGATGTTGCATATTTATTTAAAGGTGTATGGAACGATCCAAATTATAATGGTAAACTAGACGAATTTAATATCTATGATGGTGCAATGGATGCCACCACCGTAATGAGTCGTTTCATTAATTACGTAGGTGAAGACTATATAAATGCAAATCTTGGATCTTTATCTGCTGATAAAGGAGTGTTTGATCCTGCCTTTGATCCTGCTGAAGTGGATTATTATATGTATGTACCATATGGTACTACCCAATCACAGTTTACAATCGTTCCTGAAGCTGATGTTGCCACCTATCTTGTTTATGATATTAATGATGGTACAGAGTTCACAAATGATTTGGTTACTTACGATGCTAACGGAATAGATATTGGAATAAAAGTAACTGCTTTAAGTGGTACAACAAAAACTTATTATGTATCTATTTATGTTTCTGATGGAACTGATGATGCTAGTTTAAAAGATATTCAATTGTCTGTTGGAGCATTGGATCCGGTCTTTAATCCGGAAACTAAAGCGTATGAAGTTATTGTTCCAGAAGGTAGCACGTCGGTTGATGTTACAGGTGTGCCAAATTATCCAGATGCAACTGTTTCAGGTAATGGAGCTGTCTCTTTAACAAATGGATCAGGAAGTGTTACATTAGGTATTACCTCTCAAGATACCCAAGTGTCTGATAGTTATTCGATAACTTTTGTTCCTGCTGATGGAACTAATTATGCAATGAGTTTACCTGGGGTTAATGGTGAAGAAAGTAATATTGATATTTCTGGACTTAACCTAAGTACATTGCCATATACAATTGAAATGTGGTTTAAACCCGAAGCAATTCCTCAGCCAGATTATGCTGCTCTTTTAATTAATGCTAATGGTTCACCAAATGATGGTATATGTTATGTAGGATGGCAAACTAGCTATGATGCTTTAAGGTTAAATGCCACAGGTGACGGAGATGGATATGCCGGACCTACTGTCACTCATGAAGTAACAGATGGATGGCATCATGTAGCCGCTATTGTTACTGAAAAATCAAGGACATTGATCTTAGATGGTATAGAATACACCGAAGCCGCAAATTTTACGCCTATTAATTGGAGCGAAAATAAAACATACATTGGAACATGGGATGGTTATTGGTCTCGTACTTTCCAAGGATTAGTCGATGATGTTAAAATCTGGAATGATTCCATTTCCCCGGAATTACTAAGTCAGAATAAATATCAGTCACTCAATGGCGATGAAGCTAACTTAGTTGCTTATTATAATTTCGATTTAAATAACCCAAGTCAGGCTGTCGATTTATCTTCTGGAATGAATCATGGATTAATAACTGGCGGAACATATGTGCCCTCTTTTGTTCATGCTAATTTAGAGATTTCTTCACTTGCTGTCTCTTCGGGTAAAGTATATCCATCTGTTTCTGCAGGTCAGTATGAATATCATGCTTTATTGGACGCAGGTATAACTAGTTTTGATTTAGATGTAATAGCAGCTGATGCAACCGCCATTGTGACTGGAGATGGAACAATAACAGTGGCTCCGGAAGGATCGGGTATTGTAACTTTTACTGTTACATCAGCCGATGGTAAAAACTCCCAGGATTATACTCTGGCTTATCAATTGGATAATGCATTGACTTTAATGCATTCTTATACTTTTGCTGATGGAACTGCTGAAGATGTAGTTGGTGATGCTGATGGTTATGTTTACGGTGGTACTATTGTTTCTGGTGTATATCAAGCTGGTACATTGGGGGATTATATTGAATTTCCAGCGGCTGATATTGCAATCAATACTTATCCAAGTGTAACATTTGAATACTTTATAGCTAACGATTCCGAAACAGCTAATCCTAATAATGCAACAATGCTTTCTTACTTCGGCGATGTTGTAAACGGTTTAGGAGCTAATGGTGTATTTACTTCTGTAAAAAGCAGGGTAGCTATATCCTGTTTAAATGAAGGAGCTCCATATAATTCGGAGTCAGGCTATAGTGGCTCAGATCTAACAGATGATGGTAATTTCTATCATATGGTGAATGTTTTAACCAACGATTCAATTTCCATGTACATTAATGGGCAGTTTATTGGGGCAGGTGACTTAACAGACAATAATAAGGTTTATAATTTGAGTAATGCATATGCATACTTGTGTAAGTCTGGTTATACTTCAGATAACACCTGGTTAGGTTCGGTATATGAATTCAATGTTTACAGTGGTATGATGACTGTTGGTGAAGCTGCTGAGAGATATGCATTCTTTAATGTTGACTCAGAAACAACTGATGCTACTTTAGCAGATCTTACAATTGATGATTCGAGTCTGGAAGGATTCAATTCGGCAAATCTAAACTATACTGTTGCTGTTGCTGAAGGCTCTATACCTGTTGTTGCTGGTACTGTTAAGGTAGCGGGTGCTAATATTACCAATGTGGTACAGGCAACTACTGTGCCTGGTACAGCTACTATTGAGGTGACTGCAGCAGATGGTACAACAAAAAATACTTACACTATCGATTTTGAGATCGCTACCGGAATTGGCAAAGATTCAAAAGAAAGTACGATCAAAGTTTATCCAACGGTTACTTCAGGAGAATTTACTGTGGAAATGGATGGACATTCTTCAGTTATTTCAGTTTATAATCTAGCAGGTGGATTGGTAAAACAAATAGATACTAATGCTGCTCGTGAAATTATTTCACTCGCTCAAAGCGGTATGTACTTAATTAAAGTTTCAACTGCTTCATCAGAAAAGATATTTAAAGTGTTTAAAAAATAA